A window of the Microcaecilia unicolor chromosome 5, aMicUni1.1, whole genome shotgun sequence genome harbors these coding sequences:
- the UBE2D1 gene encoding ubiquitin-conjugating enzyme E2 D1 yields MALKRIQKELNDLQRDPPAQCSAGPVGDDLFHWQATIMGPTDSPYQGGVFFLTIHFPTDYPFKPPKVAFTTKIYHPNINSNGSICLDILRSQWSPALTVSKVLLSICSLLCDPNPDDPLVPDIAQIYKSDKEKYNRLAREWTQKYAM; encoded by the exons GAGCTGAATGACTTGCAGCGTGACCCACCTGCCCAGTGTTCAGCAGGACCTGTGGGTGATGATT tgttTCACTGGCAAGCAACTATTATGGGACCT ACTGACAGCCCTTACCAGGGAGGAGTCTTCTTTCTTACCATCCATTTTCCAACAGACTATCCTTTTAAACCACCAAAG GTTGCTTTTACAACAAAAATATATCATCCTAACATAAATAGTAATGGAAGTATTTGCCTTGATATCCTGCGGTCACAATGGTCCCCAGCTCTGACTGTGTCAAAAG TTTTATTATCCATATGCTCCTTACTTTGTGACCCTAATCCCGATGATCCCTTAGTACCAGATATTGCACAGATCTACAAATCAGACAAGGAAAA ATACAACAGACTAGCAAGAGAATGGACTCAGAAATATGCAATGTGA